From Arcobacter sp. CECT 8986, a single genomic window includes:
- the pstS gene encoding phosphate ABC transporter substrate-binding protein PstS, whose translation MKKVLLFTALALSTTFATAADIKGSGASFPYSVYQSWIKAYHSATQTQVDYVKKGSSSGIKDIKARAVDFAGSDAPLNPNQLEKAKLYQFPAVVGAVVISYNLPNAKDLKVSREALAQIALGNVKYWDNELIKKTNPGVNLPHEKLTFVHRADGSGTTFNFTYYLSKISKDWRKNFGAKKSLNWPGDHHIGGKTNTGVAALVKQTPYSIGYIDYADAKNNDLHMAVVENKEGKYIKPELKAFQAAAAKADLDPKKDFFSVIADPAGENAYPIVAATFILLPKEKAQTNKEVTAFYNYSFKNSAKLATELGFVPLPDSLTDKIRKYWSEKGVM comes from the coding sequence ATGAAAAAAGTATTATTATTTACAGCATTAGCATTAAGTACAACATTTGCAACAGCAGCTGATATTAAAGGAAGTGGAGCTTCGTTTCCATATAGTGTTTATCAATCATGGATAAAAGCATATCATAGTGCAACACAAACACAAGTTGATTATGTAAAAAAAGGTAGTTCAAGTGGTATTAAAGATATTAAAGCAAGAGCAGTAGATTTTGCTGGTTCTGATGCGCCTTTAAATCCTAATCAATTAGAAAAAGCTAAATTATATCAATTCCCAGCAGTAGTTGGTGCAGTTGTAATTAGTTATAACCTTCCAAATGCAAAAGATTTAAAAGTAAGTAGAGAAGCACTTGCACAAATCGCATTAGGTAATGTAAAATATTGGGATAATGAACTTATCAAAAAAACAAATCCAGGTGTAAATCTTCCTCATGAAAAGTTAACTTTTGTTCATAGAGCTGATGGTTCAGGAACTACATTTAACTTCACTTATTACTTAAGTAAAATCTCTAAAGACTGGAGAAAAAACTTTGGTGCTAAAAAATCTTTAAATTGGCCAGGAGACCATCATATTGGTGGTAAAACAAATACAGGTGTTGCTGCATTAGTTAAACAAACTCCTTATTCAATCGGATATATTGATTATGCAGATGCAAAAAATAATGACTTGCATATGGCTGTTGTAGAAAATAAAGAAGGTAAATATATTAAACCAGAATTAAAAGCGTTCCAAGCAGCTGCTGCTAAAGCTGATTTAGACCCTAAAAAAGATTTCTTCTCAGTAATTGCAGACCCAGCAGGTGAAAATGCTTATCCAATCGTTGCTGCTACTTTTATTCTTTTACCAAAAGAGAAAGCACAAACAAACAAAGAGGTTACTGCATTTTATAACTACTCTTTCAAAAACAGTGCTAAATTAGCTACTGAATTAGGTTTTGTTCCATTACCAGATAGCTTAACAGATAAAATTAGAAAATACTGGTCTGAAAAAGGTGTAATGTAA
- the pstC gene encoding phosphate ABC transporter permease subunit PstC, producing MEKIFKNMSLFSASIVLIILIGIFVTLFISSKQAMEEFGLSFVANPAWQTEVALNPKEAKNVVVDEYSLFPDEEPTKTIYGGLVPIVGTILSTLIALAFALPIAMGIAVFLAEIAPKNISHVVGIAIELLAAIPSIIFGMWGLFYFAPIIQKIVGGYQVSLLTAGLVLGIMILPFMAAITRDSMKTTPDILKESAYALGATKFEVIKDVIFPYSKVGIIGSIILALGRALGETMAVAFLIGSVFELPKAINSPTISIPVALANNFGEATGLGASSLFYLAFLLFLISFIVISIAKFYFLKKVKK from the coding sequence ATGGAAAAAATTTTTAAAAATATGTCTTTATTTAGTGCATCAATTGTACTTATAATATTAATCGGAATATTCGTTACTTTATTTATCTCTTCAAAACAAGCAATGGAGGAGTTTGGTCTAAGTTTTGTTGCAAATCCTGCATGGCAAACTGAAGTTGCATTAAATCCAAAAGAAGCAAAAAATGTAGTTGTTGATGAGTATAGCCTTTTCCCAGATGAAGAGCCAACAAAAACAATTTATGGTGGATTAGTTCCTATTGTTGGTACTATTCTTTCAACATTAATTGCTTTAGCATTTGCACTTCCAATAGCAATGGGAATTGCAGTATTTTTAGCAGAAATTGCACCCAAAAATATATCCCATGTGGTAGGAATAGCAATAGAATTACTTGCTGCAATTCCAAGTATTATATTTGGTATGTGGGGACTTTTTTATTTTGCTCCAATTATTCAAAAGATTGTGGGTGGATATCAAGTATCTTTGTTAACAGCAGGTCTTGTTCTTGGTATTATGATTTTACCATTTATGGCTGCAATTACTAGAGATAGTATGAAAACTACTCCTGATATTTTAAAAGAGTCAGCATATGCACTTGGTGCAACAAAATTTGAAGTAATAAAAGATGTAATTTTCCCTTACTCAAAAGTTGGTATTATAGGTTCAATTATTTTAGCACTTGGGCGTGCATTAGGTGAAACAATGGCAGTTGCTTTTTTAATTGGTTCAGTTTTCGAACTTCCAAAAGCAATTAATTCACCAACAATTTCAATTCCAGTAGCCCTTGCAAATAATTTTGGTGAAGCAACAGGACTTGGTGCTTCTTCTTTATTCTATTTAGCATTTTTACTATTCTTAATTAGTTTTATAGTTATCTCAATTGCTAAATTTTATTTTCTTAAAAAGGTTAAAAAATGA
- the pstA gene encoding phosphate ABC transporter permease PstA: MRLLINKLVLLLAILSACAGLAFLAWILITLFLKGITSFHLGLFVDDLISNGLRNLIIGQFIMAGLASLIGIPIGVLAGVYLQEYGYNSKFTRFIRDLNDIMVSAPSIVIGAFVYAIIVIPTGGASGFAGSIALTIMMIPIVINTTDNMLSLVPTELREAGIAIGASKYRVIMDIIIKAAKVGIMTGLLLSFARIIGETAPLLFTSGTSNYFTLDLTQTFPSLTVSIYDLANDPVQASRDLAWAASFILTVLVLMINLIGRYITRHKG; encoded by the coding sequence ATGAGATTACTAATAAATAAACTAGTATTACTTTTAGCAATCTTATCTGCTTGTGCAGGTTTGGCTTTTTTAGCTTGGATTTTAATCACACTATTTCTAAAAGGAATTACTTCTTTTCATTTAGGATTATTTGTAGATGATTTAATTAGTAATGGACTTAGAAACTTAATAATTGGTCAATTTATTATGGCTGGTCTTGCTTCATTAATTGGTATTCCAATTGGAGTTTTAGCTGGTGTTTATTTACAAGAGTATGGATATAACAGTAAATTTACAAGATTTATAAGAGACCTAAACGATATTATGGTTAGTGCTCCATCTATTGTAATTGGGGCATTTGTTTATGCGATAATTGTTATTCCAACTGGAGGAGCAAGTGGTTTTGCAGGAAGTATTGCACTAACTATTATGATGATTCCAATTGTTATAAATACAACAGATAATATGCTTTCATTAGTTCCAACAGAATTAAGAGAAGCTGGTATTGCAATTGGGGCAAGTAAATATAGAGTAATTATGGATATTATAATTAAAGCTGCAAAAGTTGGGATTATGACAGGATTACTATTATCATTTGCAAGAATTATTGGAGAAACAGCTCCATTACTATTTACAAGTGGTACAAGTAATTACTTTACTTTAGATTTAACTCAAACATTTCCATCTTTAACAGTTAGTATTTATGACTTAGCAAATGACCCTGTTCAAGCAAGTAGAGATTTAGCATGGGCAGCATCATTTATTTTAACAGTATTAGTTCTAATGATAAACTTAATTGGAAGATATATTACAAGACACAAAGGATAA
- the pstB gene encoding phosphate ABC transporter ATP-binding protein PstB → MSIMNIENFSFKYAGASDESLKNINLPIKKNKITALIGPSGCGKSTLLRSLNRIHDLYPNNVYDGRLMLLNKQSNKMENILDIKKENDFIKLRQRVGMIFQKPTPFPMSIFDNVAYGLKIAGVKNKTELEDKVEAALKGSALWDEVSNRLDKSAMGLSGGQQQRLCIARAVAVKPDLLLFDEPTSALDPISTAAIEELITRLRNEVSIAIVTHNMQQASRISDYTAFMYLGNLVEYNHTEDIFINPKEKKTEDYITGRFG, encoded by the coding sequence ATGTCAATTATGAATATAGAAAATTTTAGCTTCAAATATGCAGGAGCTAGTGATGAATCTTTAAAAAATATAAATTTACCTATTAAAAAAAATAAAATTACTGCTTTAATTGGTCCTAGTGGTTGTGGAAAGTCTACACTACTTAGATCATTGAACAGAATTCATGATTTATACCCAAATAATGTTTATGATGGAAGATTGATGCTTTTAAATAAACAATCAAACAAAATGGAAAATATCTTAGATATAAAAAAAGAGAATGATTTTATCAAATTAAGACAAAGAGTAGGAATGATTTTTCAAAAGCCAACTCCTTTTCCTATGAGTATTTTTGACAATGTTGCTTATGGTCTTAAAATTGCAGGAGTTAAAAACAAAACTGAACTTGAAGATAAAGTTGAAGCAGCACTAAAAGGAAGTGCACTTTGGGATGAAGTTTCGAATAGACTTGATAAAAGTGCAATGGGACTTAGTGGTGGTCAACAACAAAGATTATGTATCGCAAGAGCAGTTGCTGTAAAACCTGATTTATTATTGTTTGATGAGCCAACATCTGCACTTGACCCAATATCAACTGCTGCAATTGAAGAGCTTATTACAAGACTAAGAAATGAAGTAAGTATTGCAATCGTTACTCATAATATGCAACAAGCAAGTAGAATCAGTGATTATACTGCATTTATGTATCTTGGAAACTTGGTTGAATATAATCATACAGAAGATATTTTTATCAATCCAAAAGAGAAGAAAACAGAAGATTATATTACAGGGAGATTTGGTTAA
- a CDS encoding phosphate signaling complex PhoU family protein — MLKKYTQDLENVHDKALNIVQNILQSNIYILEALETNNLKLLEEAKNCLKSISSESTEIDNSIVKLLALETPEASDLRRVVSFFKITNEIQRTASNTKGIIKNFELCYNTLDEKYISKYTIPLQKTTIICLEGILKMAESSNDTVKENFNLVFEAQKRTDELYNLFQDNIMKENKEIEQFNQYTKVLNTFRKYDKIANRSLDIAYLIVYAKLGGVLGEVEI, encoded by the coding sequence ATGTTAAAAAAATACACGCAAGATTTAGAAAATGTTCATGATAAGGCATTAAATATTGTTCAAAATATTTTGCAATCAAATATTTATATTTTAGAAGCTTTAGAGACAAATAATCTAAAACTATTAGAAGAAGCAAAAAATTGTTTAAAATCTATTTCTAGTGAAAGCACAGAAATAGATAATAGTATTGTTAAACTTTTAGCATTAGAAACACCAGAAGCAAGTGATTTAAGAAGAGTAGTATCTTTTTTTAAAATAACAAATGAGATACAAAGAACGGCATCTAATACAAAAGGTATTATCAAAAACTTTGAACTTTGTTATAACACATTAGATGAAAAATATATATCTAAATATACTATTCCTTTACAAAAAACTACAATTATCTGTCTTGAAGGAATATTAAAAATGGCAGAAAGTAGTAATGATACAGTAAAAGAGAATTTTAATTTAGTTTTCGAAGCTCAAAAAAGAACAGATGAACTATATAATCTTTTTCAAGATAACATAATGAAAGAGAATAAAGAGATAGAACAATTCAATCAATACACAAAAGTTCTAAATACTTTTAGAAAATATGACAAAATAGCAAATAGATCACTAGATATTGCATACTTAATAGTATATGCAAAACTTGGTGGTGTACTAGGAGAAGTGGAGATATAA
- a CDS encoding NADH:flavin oxidoreductase/NADH oxidase codes for MNDILKQRNIGNTKLKNSLIMAPCCMYSAKEDAKLTHFHFSHYEARAIGGVGLIIVEATAIEPKGRISDKDLGLYTKEQAQLHKQLVQNCQSYGTKMGIQLAHAGRKSQANDTTPVAPSSIKFSDEYKQPNELTLDEIEQIKESFVNSALLAKEAGYDVLELHGAHGYLLCEFNSPLTNKRDDIYGGSLENRCRLTIEIAKEIKEATNLPLSVRISATEWSDGGWDIKDSIYLSKELEKVGADVIHVSAGGNQANAKHMPKLEPLYQADYAKQIKENINIPVIAVGLINTYEQCQEVYDRNCADFVAMGRELLRNPNTIQYFLQKENQKNSYQHQYARAFY; via the coding sequence ATGAATGATATTTTAAAACAAAGAAATATAGGTAATACAAAACTAAAAAACTCACTAATTATGGCTCCATGTTGCATGTATAGTGCAAAAGAGGATGCTAAACTAACTCATTTTCACTTTTCTCATTATGAAGCAAGAGCAATTGGAGGTGTTGGCTTAATTATTGTAGAAGCAACTGCAATTGAACCAAAAGGTAGAATCTCAGATAAAGACTTGGGTCTTTATACTAAAGAGCAAGCACAACTTCACAAACAATTAGTTCAAAACTGTCAAAGTTATGGAACAAAAATGGGTATTCAACTAGCACATGCAGGAAGAAAAAGTCAAGCAAATGATACTACGCCAGTTGCTCCAAGTAGCATAAAGTTTAGTGATGAATATAAACAACCAAATGAATTAACGCTTGATGAGATAGAACAAATAAAAGAATCTTTTGTTAACTCTGCACTACTTGCTAAAGAAGCAGGTTATGATGTATTGGAACTTCACGGGGCGCACGGATATTTACTTTGTGAGTTCAATTCACCACTTACAAATAAAAGAGATGATATCTATGGTGGCTCACTTGAAAATAGATGCAGATTAACAATAGAAATAGCAAAAGAGATAAAAGAAGCAACAAATCTTCCTTTAAGTGTAAGAATAAGTGCAACTGAATGGAGTGATGGTGGATGGGATATAAAAGATAGTATTTACTTATCTAAAGAGCTTGAAAAAGTAGGTGCAGATGTAATTCATGTATCAGCAGGTGGAAATCAAGCAAATGCAAAACATATGCCAAAACTAGAACCTTTATATCAAGCAGACTATGCAAAACAAATAAAAGAAAATATAAATATTCCAGTAATTGCAGTTGGTTTAATAAATACTTATGAGCAATGCCAAGAAGTTTATGATAGAAATTGTGCAGATTTTGTAGCAATGGGAAGAGAACTTCTTAGAAATCCAAATACAATACAATATTTTTTACAAAAAGAAAATCAAAAAAACAGTTATCAACACCAATATGCAAGAGCATTTTACTAA